The genome window GTTTAagggaaaatttttaaaaaaagtttggattgtcattttctGCCGAAAAATTGCGTCATTTTCCGTTATTATATTTTCCTATTACCTCTTTCCCTCAcgtacatcaaatcgctacagtaatttttccatgaaaaatcatggaatatgcaatccaaacggagcaAGGTAGAAGGTTATTTCATAGTCATCAGTATTCAGTAGCAAACTTTGTTTCACTCGGTCACTTGGACGTTAGTAAATTGCTAAATGTTCTTTTGTTGATAGTATACACATGAACGACATGCAAAATGTCCTaactttatttttaaaaaagtgAAACCACTCAACTATATAACTAAATCCTAGCTAGAATATGAAGTACTTTAAACTTTTAAGAACacaaaatatttttaagttCAATATTTTGAGAATTCCTTGACTATCTAGTGCAAGCACATGATGTTCGTACGAACAGATTTGAAAAGTTAAATGACTCTCACCTTGcaagtttatttgttttagaTAATAGTTTTACCTTTCATTTGTGCCTTTTAGTCTTTCTCTTCTGGACCTCAGTAACTAATTTGGTACCACAAAAGTGGCAAGTAAAACTTTTTATGCACTTCAAGTAATAGAAGTCacttttataaaataataataataataataaaactcaCAGACACACAAAAGGCTTGTGGGTCGTCAAAGAATTTTTAGATGGCTAAAATCTCATCCACCAATAATTTAAGTTGTAATGAGCCAAAAGGATAGCAAGAAAAGGTTTTATAATCTTTTATCAAGAATACTCAACCCACTAAGGACGAAGTCAGAGAAGTAAATAGCTCTATGACTGATGCTAGGTCCATAGCCATAGTCATTATGTACAAATTTGCATAAATTTTATCTTAACCCGGTTAGGCTAGGCCTACAAGAACTTGATTAGACCTTTTTTTGCCACTATAGTTATCTTTTCAATTTAAGCTTGACAAGATAATAACCAGAAGAAACAGATTTTAAACATATAGCAATAATGGAGCTGAAAAGGCCCGCTTTGCTTTGTCCCCACTAATCAAACTCCCTTTTATGAAAATAATAGGCACCATTTTAAAGAGAATAGCTTTGAGGATCCAACAGAATGTGCATGGCTAGCTAGCCAGCTCCCCTCAAGGATAtacatatttttcttttcaccgCCTTTTGGTTCTCATCAACCACTCAATGCAACCTTTTCCCCTCTGCAAAGCTTTGCAAATTCTAAAATCCTTTCCCTTCACAACCCCGGCCCTCCCCCCAAGAAAACTTGGACCCCACTTTATTACCATCTTTTCACAACCCTTTTTCGGATACTAATTTCTACGAAAATCCCATATCATTAGGATCATCATCATATCCATCCATTGATGGATGATGGATGGCAAATGGACTGTATCCCAACTCCAAGAAAATCCCTAGTTTGACCTCCTCCTGTAGTTGGTGTTGAATCTTGATCAACCTGTATGTGGCGGCGCTTTGAGGGGTACATTTGCAACTCATTTAAAGTTGAGAGGTGATCAGTTACTGAACTCTGCAGAGCTGTAGCTACTGAAGTTGCAGTACCACCATACGGACTACAATATCTGTTCCCATCTTGAATTTGGCTATCATTGCACTTCAATCCAAAGCTTCCAAGGAATGAAGGGTCAGTTGTGGTAGCTCCCATTTGGGCAGCTTTCTGCAGTAAAGCTGTGGCAGACATGTTTGCTGTAGAATGTGTTTGATGAGATTGATGTTGGGTACTGAACAAAGATGGTACACTAATGACCTGACTTCCACCATCTTTAGCAACATTGCTTAAAGGAAGAGATGAAATATTATTTGTTAATTCTTCTGAACTGTTGGAGGAGGGTTTATTTCCAAAATCCCAGTTGAGTGGATAATTTATTGGTGGAGAATTAGAGCATGGAACACTAACAAATGGATCAGTGGTGAAAACTAGCCCTGATGTACTCACAGCTGGATTAAGCTGATGATGGATTTCTTGAAGATTGTTATTGCCGATTGATTCTTGAGTTTGGGATAATCCATGGCCCCCCATCCACAGTGAAAGACCTTGTCTTATTGGATTCGCCGGTGTCTCGTTGTTGGTTGAGATCGGTTTGAACATGGAAGCAAAATGTTGCCCCATGCCAGGCCCTAGTGATGCTCCCACAAAATGATAATTGATGCTATTGGCTGCTACAACGTTGGATGCTGCAGTCACCCTTGCTGTTTCTTCCGCTAAGGCATCACAGAAGGCCCTATGGGTGATAAAGCTATCTCGCCTGAACATATATGTGCAAAAACAATCCATTAGTTCAAAGAGAATAAAAACTAAATTAGCAGAGATTGAGGATAGCAGAAGACCTTAGCACAAAAAGTTTGCATGAACAAATGGAAGAAGATCGGTGTGCAACAGTACAAGTTAGAATAAGGAATTCCTTAACAAGTAGCTAGGATATGGTCTATGGTGATAGGCATGGTAAATGCAATAATTGACAAGGCTATGAACCTTCAAATACAACATTATTCTGTGAAAGAGTAGAAGAAGATACTAGTCTCATTTTAGAACTGGATCATAAAgtaaagaagaaataaaaagcTTCAAATGACCCTCAATTTTTGAATATATGAGAAGAACAAAATTTTTAAGgatttatttcttgttttagAACTAGAGTTGCATTATGCCTGTCCTTATTGTTCGTTCGTTTcccctttccttttccttcttaaaAAAACAACTATTTGTCTTCTATGCAACCCCATGGCTCATTCATTTTGTCCTAAGGCCACATATCCAAATACAAGAGGAGAAAAGGAGTTGTGGAAAGGGAGAAAATGCATACACTGCTAATTACAAACTAACACCAAGACAAACACATCACCATCTGTAGATAAACATTCTAACtaatcaacaaaaaaaattctaacTCATAGTTTCTTCTTTATTAGGGGTTCTCGAATTTgatagttcatcttttgcatgAAACATTTTAATGAAGCACTACTACTCTAGAGTCTCGACTCTATTAAAGTCAATATATGATATTCAAAGTGCATAGTCTGAGTAATAATTTTCCTACTACCTTGAAAAAATAGTCCCGCAGTCACATTTGTATTCCCTAGTGCCACAAGTCTTTGAGTGGGCTTTCCAATCTGACTGCACAGCATACCGTTTAGAGCATTTCTCACACTTCCACTTCTTCTCCCCATGCTTTCTACAAAAGTGCTTCTTTATACCGGTTAAGTCCCCAAGTGCCCTAGAAGGGTGGTGGTGGACGCAGGACTTTTCAGGGCATACGTAAACTCGCTTTCGAACTTCCTTACTAGTTCTTTGCTTAAGTTTCCATGGCAAATTATGCCCTCTTCGATGAAGTTGCAGGTTTTGATCCCTCTGAAAACCTTTTCCACATATCTCACATAAAAATCTGTTGGTGGCCATCAGAGTCTTTGGAGACAAGGCAATAACTTCAGCTTCAGGATCTGCATAAAAGAAGAAGTTGATAATCAGAAAATATATcaatttggtcaagaaattatCAGATCAGTAATGAATATCCATGAATATTCCTTTATGTTACGAAAGCTAGCTAGACACCGAAAAAGAAGgtaaaaaggaaaggaatatAAAAAGGCAGAATTCTTTGCCTGGTGTTCCTGGAAggtttctcttcttctttagAGGAGGAGGATTCGCTTCGCCGATTGGAGTTTGGATGAAACCACTTGAGATTACTTCCTCTGTCATCTTCTGAAGAATCTTTTGCTTTTTGCAGAGCTTGATTCAATCTACACAAGAATTAAGCAAAGTGAGTAAGCTCATGTATATGCAAGAGATGAAGAGATGGGCACAGCCACGGTGAAAAGAAGCAGAACGACACATACCTTTTTGCTATGATGTCAACCTTAACCAAAGAagctgaaaaatgaagaattctctgtgtttttatgtgtttgtgACATCCAGTGATGGGAATAAGTAGAAGTGTGAAAGAGGTGAGAATTGAGAGTACTACAAAAGTAGTACCTAAGTTTGCAATCTTATATTAGGGAGAAAGGAAGGGGGGCGGCGGGGGTTAGGGcgtggtggggggggggggggggataaGATTTCTTTCTCTGGCTGGTTTGTTGTTGCAGTCTTTTATTAACTGCTTTCTGTCCAAATAGAACGCAATTCTTTCATGGGAGGCGGTGAAAAGTGAAAGTTGGAGCCTGCAAGAGAGTTTCTCtttgctcttttcttttcttgttttctgagGGAGGGGAGTTGGTTTATCAGAATTGACATAACATCCAGCACTCATATATAGGTACATCATGACACATATGATGAGGTCTGGAGAAAGGCAGACTGGGAGCCTTTCTCCTTGGAATGATTATGCCATAATTGTTTGCTTTTTGTTTCTTACAATAATATTATCTAACTATTCTCCTTCCAATGAGAACACTTGGATATACTTGTTTCACCATAAAGCAAGAGcataataatttgcaaaaaacCACACATATCAATATAAAACACAACCATTGTTTttggttttcttcttcttctttttttttttttttttaatttgtgaaaCACATATACCTATTGTTGTCTTAATGATTTAAACCAGTTTTATGTGATAgtcaatatatacatatatatttaccaCTACATCTGTAATTTTCTTTGTCACCGCATTGGTATAGATTTTTTAGAGGAGCATTAAATTTACCTTGTATTTACATTGGCATATAATTTTCCCCTTAAATTCAAAAGGGCTGGCATTTTATTTTTGGCTAATATAATAAAATGAGGGAACATATTTGTTACTGTAACCTGCCATCTTTAACTTGCACGAGTACCAAGTCTTAAATTTGTTTCCTGCATTTTGATGTATTCAATGTACTCTTTGGCCCTCTAGTGAATAAATTTTATAATTGAATTGGAAAAAGTAATGCAAAACTACTTCACTATATTATTCTGTTACTAGCAATTTCATAAGCTGACGGAACATCAATTTACTAGATATCCAAGATGGCAATAACACAGGACTGGCTGGCTCGTAATTATAAGTTCAAGATGTGAGATAACCAACCAACCAACCAACACGCTCGATCTCCTATTAATACAATTGATAGGAAAAAGGCTTGGTCCAATAATATGGGCACGTCACTTTTCGGTTGATTATGTTAATTGATTATAAATTCTGATTTTGGATAATCAGTTGTTGTGATGTTTTTCAGTTGTTTTTGTATTctcattatatatttttttaatgataaaaaaaagttaaaatctaTAATCAATAAAAAAGCAGCTTTTACTTATCCTAATTACGTACTCTCTATAATCATTTTTATAATCTAATTTTGTAAAAtctaaaacaataaaaaaacaaGGCCTATATCATTTCAATATAAGAGTTGAGGAAAAGTGAAAGACCTCACAAATTCTacccttttttttcactttaataacatataaattacccatttttcctctctctctctctctctctccctttctgTTATATATTCACTTGACTATATGATATATTCTCAACCAGATGGAATAGTAAAACTGTTTTTTACAAAGGCATAAAGAAATATATTACCCCTCTGTCTCTCTTTGTATTCTTTGCGACATATAAAAGCCATGCATGTGCCCAACTGTCAAATTGCaagaaaaatccaaagaaaacgACGAGAAATCTCTCACAAAAGGGAATAATCGTCCATAGGATACTAAAACCATTGCAGTCCCACATATCGTCCGAACACTGCAAAATGTGCACATTCTAATGTAGATCTTTGAAGACGTTTATATAGATAGCTTGTTATTTTCACAACTTTATTTGATTGTATTATTATAAATACGCTTTTCAATCTTTTAGTAAAATTTCATATATACGTCACATCAAAAAaagtattataatattttttttatcaaaaattatctcaaataatctgTTTATGTTATACATTCGCTTGACTATTAATTACATATTCTCAACGAGAGGGAAAGTAAAACTTTTTTACAAAGGCATAAGGAAGAGCATACGTGTTAGATGCAATGGTAACGTAGGACACGAAGGACTTTGATTGTTGGATGATTTCTTGAATGGTAGATAATGATCTTTCAGACTTATTCTTCCGGTACCACTTTAttgcttttcttcctttccttaaAGCAATCTAGGGATGCGTGTTTAGAGTTACTACAGTATtgaaatttgcttttttttttttttttcttttgagttaGTAAAACATATCGGCTTTTATTTGATCAGAAGAAAGTTACAtgggaaaatgaaatgaagaaagtAAAGTAACTGAAAGAACATCAACAGTTAGTGATAATTTTCGAGAGTATTGTATGGAGTTAGTACTTTCTTTCTAAACTTTGCAAATGTTGCAGAGCAAAAAAATTTGGTGATTCAAATCTTTCCCAAATCAATATCTATCAATGTATCTTTCACATCGACTTACAAAAAGTGGATTAATAGAAGAAGGTCTTAAATACTTGATTATGAAATATGGCAAATACGAACTCAAATACTGAAACAGACGTAACAAGATGTTTTACGTAACCTATTTCACGAAAATGTAaagttctttattttttttttttttttacatcaaTAACGATTTCATAAGTCTTTCAAGGGAAAAACTCAATCATCCCATGATTGTTGCTCATTTTCTGTATGATATTGATACCCATGCATTTATCctagtgcttttttttttttttttttttggccaaagcTATAATTTAAATTTCGAAATCTCTAGGATCGTGAACAAAGATTTAACAGCACGTGACATGCTGTTCAAGGTATTATGCCTCGAATAAGTAGCTGAGTTGGGATGCTGATTAAGAAGAATTGTAAAATTGAAAGGCAAACATTTCTTCTTAGCAGTACGTAGCACCACGTATTTTGTAATAGCAGTAATACTAGAAATAGTACTCACAATCAGGAGTAATATTTAAGGAATTAATTTACAGACAGAAAACTGACAAAGGCAGTGAATTTTTAGTAATGTGAGCGGTCGTCTCCTTGTGGGCTGACTTTTCCTGGAAAGCATTAATCATAATCTAATGATGTTTTTGCTTTCTAACTTTGTTTAGCATAAAAACTTTGGAGTTTTGCTGTTGCACTTTGGTGGCCCCAGAATATTCTTCCCCTCCCCAACACTTCCCCAAAGGCTTCAACTTTCAAGGTCCAGCTCTTCTTACCCCTCCAACTACTATTAGTATTAGATTCCTGTCTCTTacaaatctctctctctcagtgTGTGTTTGTGTGGGTGTGGATCTCTTGGTTTCATGCTAACTAAGTATATAGTAATATATTGTAGCATACTTGACTAAAGTTAGAAAGTAGCACATACGGggcatttgaaattttgaagagGGGTTTGGGAAAAGTATAATGTTGTCACCAAGGGtatgtttgtttctttctttgtctTCTACTTTGTTGCTGGTGGAAACTGGTAGTAATTCTTTTATTAGTTCTATACTTAAAAGGGTGTATTCCTATTCCTAATCTTAATCCTAGTGATGTTTTAAGAGCATTTCCTCATTCCAAGAACTAAACGTTTTTAATTAACTGATTGATTCCTCGAAAACCAAGCCAAATTTCTTGTGGGATTTTGTTGCACTTGCTAATTCTCATGATCCATAGGTTTTATAGCCAAGAATTTGGAATGGAATATATGTCTTATAGCATAACcatggtaaaaaaaaatgtagagaTATGTTATTGACTTATTATGTGGAACTCTTCCAAAGACAAAGAATCAAACTTGCCAAATTATTGCATGCATGGGACATGGTTTTGATTGAGTTGCGGCTGAGGGAATTGAATTCCTTGTATCCTTGtcaatttttgcttttcttttcttcttttgccctTTATCAGAGGCTGGGAATTTGGCAAAGTTTGTAGAATTGGATAGTCTTACCTTTAGTCAAGGCTTGAGATCCATGGTTAGTTCTAGATTTGGATCTGGGAATCCTAAATGAGCCCACTTGCAACTGTTCATGAAAAGCTGTAGAACAGTGTAGAGTATCTTTCTTTTTGGAAACCCTAAAGAGTATTAGTTCTTATATCTTCACTTTTCATATTGccacaaaagaaggaaaaaaaaaacacacaaatttGTTCTACTGTATAATTTCTCTGCTTGTTCTAGTACTAGCTTTCCTGGGATCTCCTTTAGAACCGACgaccaagaaatattttcattttAAGGATGCATTATAAGTGTCTAATTTCTGAACTTCTTTTTcctcaaattaaaaaaagatgATAAATTACTCTAAAGCCACTTGAACCTTTTCTAAAGGTTCTTTAATCTCCACAAAGCATTTAAAAAGTCATGTATTAGGCCCTCAAATGTGTTATTAAACAAATCAATATGATCCGTTATCTTGTCTAACTCCCTATCCTTCATCGTATTACATGACTccctttagaaaaaaaaatttaactacaCTTCAAAGCAAGAGCCTAGGATGCAAAAGATTCAACCACTTATAAGCTTCAAGCTAAACCACTATTACTTGAATATAATTTTCATGCAACATTTGTACATACTAAACTGATCAATAAATTGTCGACTAAATGATACCCTTTTAACAATTACAAGACTTCAATGCTAATTTACTCAAGAAGAagttttgcttaaaaaaatttttattttagacaTGATTAACTCATTCTTAAATtaaagtaaatcttatatatattgacggtgtatacactatcacagtTAAATATACgacacatatgcaaaatttgagtttcaaattcaaattcggatTATATGTCATAAATCTATGGTAaaaatatatacactgtcagtgtataaaagattaattctCAAATTATCAGAGAAGTAGGAATGGGTTGGTTCTAGAAATCTAGTACTAGTCCCTTTGGTACCGGAAGAGATTTGGTAGCATCTATTAAAACGCCTTGCTTATGTTCCACCATCGTCCCTATCAACTGCACTTTAGCACTTTGCTATAGTATTCCTCTGTAGTTGAAATCAAATCGTTTCCGGTTTCAGGATTATCACCATATAAGGCAATTGCATCTGTTAACATGAAAATTATCAATCCACACTCCAATAATTAGACTCTTCTTCCATGTCCATATGGCTCTGTAAGCATGTGGGGCTGCCATGTTTTCATGTTTCATTTTTATACAATACATCAAAGCATTCATGGTGCTCACTTTTTCTAGGAtaatcctcaaaaaaaaaaaaaaaagtaaaggagAGAGTTTTTTAttccaaccccccccccctcttctCCTTTCGGAGGCAGAGGCTGTTGTTAGTCAAATCAATTAAGAAGATGAAGTTCCTTTCTCAAAATTTATCACCACCTAGTGCCTAACCTCTTTTCTTGCCCGGACTAGGATTCAATGTTTGGCCCCTTAATTGCTGCTACAAGAAATTTGCTATCTTAACTTTATAAAAAGGAGTCTCTATACATGATTTTATAAAGGCTGTTTTTGTATAATTCTACGTacggcctgtttggaacctcaagTTTTTAACAAGTTTGTATaatagttttttaacaacttttgctatgggaaccccaaaaaacttatcaaagtttttaacctacacactttaaaataatacacaaaaaactttcacttcaacttttcttctttttcctcccccacCCACCCCACCACGTCCTCCGTCATcggccaccacctccaccaccactTCCGGCGCCGGTCACTATTTCGGTTGTTATTGCCggccttcctcttttttttttctctccctctccctcaccCTCACCCCCTCTCCTCCTCTCCCCTCCCCGTTTGACCGATCTATTGGTATAtgtctctttttttccttttttttcttcctccctcccccctcccctgcCACCTTCCCCCTCCCGCTAGCTGCGATCTGGTCGCGAGACCAGATTGTAGCTAggggaggggaggagagggggagagacaaagctaaaaaaaaaaaatccatggcTCCAACAACTCTGGCGTTGGAGGGCGAGggggagaggagaggagagggagagggagagaaagaggGCAGAGGTGccgggggagggggaagggagaGGTGCCaagggagagaaaaagaggGGCAGAGAGGGAGATGGAGGAAGGGGCAGAGGTGccgggggaaggggaagggagaagaaaaagaaagaaaagaaaaaagaaagaaagaaaaaagaaagaaagaaaaaagtttttcaacctaaaaatttttcttacaaCTTCTaaagtaaagttttagacaaacacccaaaaaactcaccttccaaAC of Coffea arabica cultivar ET-39 chromosome 5c, Coffea Arabica ET-39 HiFi, whole genome shotgun sequence contains these proteins:
- the LOC113688997 gene encoding zinc finger protein MAGPIE, producing the protein MTEEVISSGFIQTPIGEANPPPLKKKRNLPGTPDPEAEVIALSPKTLMATNRFLCEICGKGFQRDQNLQLHRRGHNLPWKLKQRTSKEVRKRVYVCPEKSCVHHHPSRALGDLTGIKKHFCRKHGEKKWKCEKCSKRYAVQSDWKAHSKTCGTREYKCDCGTIFSRRDSFITHRAFCDALAEETARVTAASNVVAANSINYHFVGASLGPGMGQHFASMFKPISTNNETPANPIRQGLSLWMGGHGLSQTQESIGNNNLQEIHHQLNPAVSTSGLVFTTDPFVSVPCSNSPPINYPLNWDFGNKPSSNSSEELTNNISSLPLSNVAKDGGSQVISVPSLFSTQHQSHQTHSTANMSATALLQKAAQMGATTTDPSFLGSFGLKCNDSQIQDGNRYCSPYGGTATSVATALQSSVTDHLSTLNELQMYPSKRRHIQVDQDSTPTTGGGQTRDFLGVGIQSICHPSSINGWI